The nucleotide window GTGGAAGAAAGAGACTGATGCCCAGAAGACCCATCTGTCTACCTTTGCCAAGGAGGACATGCTCATGCCCAGAGTGTTCCTGGATGCAGTTCAAGACGAGAGTGGGGCACTCAGGTAGTGCCAGCCCTGACTGACCACCTCAAGATGTGTCATGCTAGAGCACTGCACAGCCAGGGCAGCCTGGCAGCCCCTGAAGGTTTGCAGGATGTATTTGGTGACTAGGTGACACCTTCATACGATTCCTAAATCAGTACAGTACAGAAAGGATTATAATGAGATATCTTACTCCCGCACCTGCCCCCATCTgcttccttccctctgtccccCAGTACCCCGCTTCTTGGTGTCTGTGTAGCCTTTGAGGGTTTCCTCACCCAATTTTGTATCcccactttcatttttaaaatttatttatctatttggctgtacgagtcttagttgcagcatgcaaactcttagttatggtacatgggatctaattccctgaacagggatcaaatccagcctcctgcattgggagctcagaggcttagccactggaccaccagcaaagttccCTCCCCATCTCTTACGTAAAGGTAGCACACCATCCACTCTGGCTTAGaccttgcattttattttcagaacacTCCTGATCTCACATTGACACAATATCCATTCTGCCTACGTTCTGGTTTATTGGTGAAAGCAAGCACAAGTTAAGGCTTTAAGAACTTAGATACAGAGGAAGGCCTGTCTACACCACGGGAACGCTGAGGGAAGAGGCCAGGCAGGCTCTCCTGTGTGCCTGCCCAGAGAGTTGCTTAGTAACTGACGGTCACATGGGAACAAGGATGAAGGAGGGTATGTTTGTGTCCCACAAACGGCCTGCCGGTGGGGATTGGTGAAAACATTTTTCAGTCTTTCAACCATGGAGATCCTGTCTGCTTATCGTAAGCAACAAtctaaagcaaaataaagaaagaaattaagtaaGAAAGTAACCTCAATCCCACTTCCCCAAAGTAACTATTGCTAACATCTGGGCCAGAGGTTCATGCCCCCATTTCACAGGAGAGCAAAACTGAGGCAATGGATGCAGGAGTGCTGGGGGTTGGTGTCCTGAGAGAAGCCAGTTATGAAATGGGGTTGCACCTGCTCTAGGCCCGGCTGCTCCCATAGTTGGGGGAACAGGGAGGGCTTGGTGCGGGGAGAGGGTTGGTTGGCCCCTTCCTCACTCTTTACCTGTCTCCGTGCTGtcccttcctctgccttctcatGTTTTCCACTTCTCCTTCCTGTGTCCACACCTGTCCTCGGCCCTTGTGCAATTCAGAACAAGAACTGAGTCTCACTGACTAGGGCACACCCCGGCCTTGCAGGGCACTCGGCACAGAGGGCGTTCAGCACGCTTCTTGAAAGGCTGCGCTGACCTCCAACACCAGCTCTTGCTCCTAAAAGGTTTGCAGGGGGCATCTGGGtgttctcctggtggctcaggccaCACGCTCCGGACCTTCTGGCCAGGGTGTCCACTGGGAGCTGCCAGCCCCTGGCTCTGCCTGCCTGCGTCTCCTGCCCCTGGACAGTCAGCCCTGTAAGAAGGCGGGCAACTGAGGTGGCAGGCCTGAGGCCCTGTGGAAAAGTGACCGGAACTGTTTCCCTAGAGGCCCTCTTTACTCATGCCCTGGAGGACTGGGGCCATAGACATCCTGAGTGAAACCTAGTCCTGAGCGTACATACCTGGTCAAAAATCAGAAGCAAAGGGCGGGGGGTTCCTGAGCAGGTGAGGACTCACCTGAGCCAGGTGGACTCATACCAGGCATGACTGGGGCCTGGCGGTTAGGAGGTCCTCAGTAAATGTATGTTGGTGGATTTAGGTCTGGGAGGGGGGTGACCCTGCAGGGGGTGGAGGAGATGAGGGGACAGTATCCTGTCACCTAAGACAGCTTGTCAGCAGGCTTGGTGCAGAAAGGACAAAATTTGGTATCAGACATGGATTTGAGTCCTGGTACCACTTCCTAGCTAATTAAACTAGGGaaacatatttccttttttttaaagctttatgaaGTATAacttacataccataaaattcatcactttaagtgtacaatttgacAACAATGTACAGGTCTTTGCAACCATCTCCATAATCTGATTTTGCCTGCATTCTTAgttggttcagttgtgtctgaccctttgcaatcccatggactgtggccctccaggctcctctgtccatgggatttcccaggcaagaatactggagtgggttgccatgctctcctccaggggatctttcccacccagggattgaacctgtgtctcctgcattggcaggtggattctttaccactgagctacctgggaaggccTGTAGCATATGcatttctcatttattattgAATAATACCCATTGTGTGTATTACAGTTTATCCTTTCATCGGTTTTTcaacatttgggttattttcGATTCTTAGCTGTTTTGAGTAATGCTGCCATAATATCCATGtgtaagtttttgtgtggatatattttcttctctcagaTTGGTACCTACAAGTGGAATTGCCTGGCCactctgtttaactttttgagaaactaccAACTGTCTTCCAgttgctgcaccattttacatccccaccagagATACACAAGAGTTCTAACTTCTCCATATCCTTGACAACATTTGTCATCCTTTTTAATGAAGCGCCAcactagtgggtgtgaagtgttATCTCACTGGGCTTTGAttgaaaatggtaacccactccagtatgcttgtctatggacagaggagtatggtgggctacagtccatggggtcacagagttgagcatgactgagcaattaacacttgaCTTTCATAACTAATGGGGTTGAGCATCTCTTCACgcacttatttgccatctgtaaatCTTCCTTGGTGAGATGTCTATTAACATCTTTAGGGGCCACTTATTTAACCTCTTACTCTTAAAAAGTCTAGCACCTAAAGCCATGAAACTTTATGTAGAGGGTTTGCAAAGGGGCTGCTGTATGAGGCGCTTAAAGATGAGTTTTCAGTATTGTTGTACTTGTCACTTTGGCCCCATGGGCTCACGGGTTTGGAGTTGGAGCCCAGCTGCCCTCCCTCTTCACTGGAGGGTGAAGGACGAGCTCCACCAGCACCAGGGTCCACATGTTCTAGATGTTTCTACTGAGCCATTCCACACGGTCTCATTTCATACTCACCAGAACCTTTTGAAGGATGACCTCTGTATTTACAGGGATGAAATCCTGTGGTCAGAGATACTCAGTAACTTCTCCGTGGTCACCTAGTTAAAACTGGTGGAAATTAAGACGTGAACTCAGAGCTGCTGCTGAAGCCAAAGCCACAGGCAGGTGCTGCTGGGGAAGAGCACCAGGCATACAGCCTGCACAGGGAAACCACAGGACTGACCAGCAACTCAACTGGGGTAAGTCGCTCATCTCCTCTAGCCTCAGTATCTTCTATAAAGTGAGGAAAAGAATAGTTCCTCCCTCGGAGGGCACTTGTCTGGATCTGATGCAGTGCTTGGCCCACTGCAAGGCAGGCAGCTTCCTCCTGTCTGGGATGCCGcccactccccgccccccccagAGTGGGGATGAGCATTGGCCCACCTgaccctggggctgggctggagcAGAGTGTCATTCAGCTGTCAGGGCCTGGCCCCTTATTTCTTCTCATCCCTACTTCCTGCCTATAGATAGTGCCCTCCTGCTGAAGCCAGGAACACCTGGCAAGGAACTCGAGTTCTCTAAGATGATGATTTGAGATTACGCATAAGAAAAGCaaggtaataaaaaataaaactttattaaagcAGCCAAACTTAGCAACATTGAATAACACATTTTCAATGGTATACCTGTGAAGCAAGAGTTAAATATAACACAGTCTAAGATGTGCATTTCTGATTGTGATAATTCTAAGTCActcacttcttttccttttaccAATTCAAAAAGTCCTTGTCATGTTTCGTACACCTTGACTCAGCAACAAACTGACCCTGCTGTGGGCTCCAGTGGGAGGACCCCAGTTGAAGGGGTCATCCACTGAAGGTCACCAGGCCTGCCTACGCAGCTGGGCCTCTGAATGGAGTCCCAGCCGCCCTCTCCTGCAACTGTGTGAGGTCTGCAGGGCTGCATCTGGTTTCCAGCCACCCCTTCAGAGCATCTTCTAACACGAGACAGGAGGGGAAACCAGTGCTGCTGGGTCTAACAGACAGAAGGAGGTTTATCATGAGGACCTAAAGCTGATTGAGCCCCCGCAGCTGAGGGCTCTGGACACAGGGGAGAGCAGACCCAGGCTGCCTTAGTCCTTCTTGCCTCCTGGGACTGGGCTTCTCGTGAGGAGTTTCCCTGAGCTGGTTGGGGTCAGTGTGGTCACTGTGGGGGATTCCAGCTTCACTCTGTCCAGGAGGGTCTTCTTGAGGGCAGCTGGGGAGATCTTCTCTTGGtcagccatggactgcagctctctgCAGGCAAAACCCCAAGAGGTTGAAGGAGCTAGAGCTAGATACACAAGGTCTCCCCATCCACTTAACCCCAATCCTTGTTGACTTGATACCACCCGAACTTAGAACCCCAAACCAAACACTCCCCGAAACTTCTCAGAAGTGCTATTTAACTAAGTATGGCTTACTACACGGATGCAGAGCTTCAAGTGGTATCTGTGATCAgctagggagagagagagtggggaaaaaaaaaaatcacagaattggGGGTCAAAGACTTGAAGTCTAATCCTACCtccatcacttactagctgtTTGACTTTGGGAAAGCTGTTATCTCTAaacctcaacttcctcatctggAAATCAAAGTTAAACCTCAGTTATCAGAACTGTGTAAGAATTACATGAAGTAAGGCCTGCAAACCCTTAAGCTAACAGAGTCTAATAAGTGGGTTATTAACAGAGCACAGACTCCGGCACTGCTAATGGGACCACAGAAGGCAGATCGTGTAAGACACTGACAGCCCACACGGGGCTGGCTCCAAGTGGAGGGCCTGGGTGGAAAAGGAGAGCAACCCACCGTGTTCGGATACAGGAGGCCTCAACCGCATTGATGAGCAGGGAGCGGAAGCCCCCGCTCTCTAGGAAGTGCAGGGCGTGGATGGTGGCCCCCCCAGGGGAGCACACGTTGTCCTTGAGCTGGCCGGGATGCTGTTCTGAGTCCAGCAGCATCTTGGCAGCTCCCTAGGGCAGGAAGGGCCATTAGAGGAGAAGATTGCAGGTGCCCCTTGGGATGAGCTTCTCCAAACACACTCCTCCCCAATCCCTACCCCAGCTTCCCCACCAAGCCCTGCCCTGGCTCAGAGAGCCCTAAGaatcccatcccatccccacaCCGGGGTCCAGAACACGCAGGGAGAAGATACTAACCAGCAAGGCCTGGGCCCCCAGTCGGACGGCCAGGCGCCGTGGCAGGCCCATCTTCACCCCACCGTCAGCCAATGCGTCCAGGGCCATGAACGCCTGTGAAGACACTCACTGAGCCCCGGGGCTGCAGGTACTCAGGGGCACACACTAGGGTCTCTTCCTGACAACTAGCTCCAAGGGTCAACCTCCTCCACCAGACAGCCTCGCCCAAGAGGTGGGCGACACCCCCAGCCCAGGCTTGCCTGCCAGCCCAGCTTGCATCCCAGGGTCCCCAGAGGGCTGAGTATATGAGGGCCTCACATAGGCAGGCCCGCTGCCGCTGAGCCCTGTGACGGCGTCGATCAGGTCCTCCTCCACCTCCGTGCAGAAGCCCACGCTGCTCATGAGCTGCTCCAGGAGCTGTCCGTCCTCCACCAAGGCGTGGGTGCCTGTGGCATACACTGTTGCACCCTCCCGCACCAACACAGGTGTGTTGGTCATGCAGCGGATCACCTTGGGTGCCGGCTGGAACGCCATCAGCTTCTGGGGTGAAGGCAGAGGGCCGAGTGAACTGCCAGTCCCACCAgcacccaccccctcctcccaccaacAGGGGCGCCGGGGCTGAGATGGACACCTTTTCCACAGAGCTGATGGTGACGCCAGCCGCACAGGACACCACGATGTGCCTGGCCTGGACGTCGGCCCCGATCTCGTCCAGGATGAAGGGGATGATGTGTGGCTTCACGGCCAGGAACAGGACGTCACTGTGCCTGACCGTCTCCTTGTTGCTCCGGGTCAGGTTCACACCCATCTTCTGCAGGAGGAGACCACCAGGCTCACACTCTGTGGCAGCCTCATGAGCCCTGGCCCTCTCAAGGAGCAGCTGAACCCCTCCAAGCTCACGTGGCCAAGGGCAGCCTGGAATTCCCTGCCCTGTTCCCCTCAGAGTTTGCCCCTACCCCCATTGCCTCGAAGTTTTCCAGTGTTGCTACTGGGCAAGTGAGTGCTGGACATGGACAAGCTTCCCCATGGCAAACAGGAAATCGctgtcccccatccccaccagttCTCTGGCACCCAAGGCACCCCTCTGCCAGGTGAGACGTCTCCATGGTTGAAAAATGGCACAGGTAAAGGGAAAGGTGAAATGCTGGTGCCCAATGGTCAGAAGCAGGGCTCTATCCCAAGCCTGGACACTTGTTCATCAGGGTGCCTGGTCTCTGTGTGGTCCAGGGGTGGAATGGAGGACACCCCTCTAAGACTTCACACTAAGAAACAAGGCCCTCCGGTGATGACAACCCCTGCCATCCCAGGCCCAGACACTGCCTGTTACCTGCCGCCTGCCTCGTTAGCCATCCTCTCCCACACTGCTCAGGTTCTGGGTGAAGACTTGGGATATTCTTTgtttagaaagaggaaaaactaACTTGCCAGGTTCTTTCACAACATGCTCATTTACGCCTCAGAATAGCTCAGCAAAGTGACTACTGTgggcttcattttataaatgcggaaactgaggctcagagcaccTAAGTACCTTAACTGCTTAAGCTAAGTACCTCAGCTAAGTACCTTAACTGAGCTAGTGGATGAAGCAAAGTGAGTATTTTATTgggtacctactatgtgctaggtgcTTTTCACACATCAAAATCTCAACTAACCTTGTGTCTGGATTGGAACCCAAGTCGACCAACCCCAGTCGTGCCTGGCTGCTCGCACAACCCTGAGCTCCCCCAGGAAAGATGCAGGATAGTGATGCTCCTGGTGGGAAGGTCAGCGCCGGCCACGGAACAGCACAGGGGTTCAGCTCATCAGGCCAcccttctcctgggtctccaCCCTCTTCCCCAAACCCTCATGCCCCACCTACCCTGAGAGCGGACACCGTGGGCAGGTCCATTTCCGGGGAGCTGGCTATTATTTTGTGAGCCGACAGGATGCCTACAGAAGACAGGGCTTTTCAACTAGGGCTCATGGCCCACCCGGTTCCCATGTTCTCCCTGGGAGAGCAGAGTCAAAACCCACGCCACTCCGACCGTTATGGAGACGGTCGCTGGTGACCCCCTCCCCCTTAATCCCCTAGCAGACGCAAGTTCCCCTTTCTTCATTCCCTCACGATCGTGCGGCGGAGGGCGGTCACAAGCTAAGCTGTGGACCTTCCGCGCACCCGCCTCCCGCCTTCAGGCGCTTACCTGCGGCCGTGAAGCCTCGCGCCAAGGCGCAGGCCAGCTGGCCGGCGCCGATGAAACCCACGCTCATGGTTATCCGGGCTCCGCGTCTGCCCGGCCGCCGCAGGAGTCCGCTCAGAGGGGCCCTGAGAGAAACGTGGAGAACCGAGAGCGTAGTCGGCCCGGCGACGAGGAGCCAGACCCCACGAAACGCTCGCAGCTTCCGGCGTCTATTACACAACCCCGCCTCTCTCACGCTCACCTACGACGCCACAGGGTTCCAAACGGCCCCGCCCTGCCAGGGGGACCAATCCACGGCCGGGACGGGGACGTGTGCACGCCTTCTGACACGGGATTAGTGGGCGGAAGCTCGGTCCCAGCGCGCGAAGCCCGGATCTAAGCGTCGCGGACGCCCCCGCCCTGGGTGTCCCCGgatccccgcccccacctccggGCGGAGATTGCCGTTGGCACCCGTGCACTGCCCTAGGCTGAGGCCGGCGGCGAGGTCTGGCTTATATTATTTCTGGCGCTGTCCGTCAGCCGCCTTTCGAAAGCTAGAGAAACTCTCCAGGTTGCTGATTTGAGGGGACGAATGTGACGCTCCCGGTGAGGCTTTAGACTGGAGCGTGGAGGCCCGTGGGCTACAAACCAGGCTTCTCGGTGCACCCGGGGATTATCTAGGTTGGAGCTGGGAGTTCCCCTGGTACTGCCCGCACCGTCTCGGCACGCGCGGGGAGGCGGTGGGGAAGCCCTGGTTATTTACTTGAActtacgtgagtctgagtgaactccgggagttggtgatggatagggaggcctggcgtgctgcgattcatggggtcgcaaagagtcggacacgactgagcgactgatctgatctgacatggTTTACGCGATTGGTCTTTCTTAACTAGGATTGCAAACAGAACCAGTTCCTCTGTTTAGGAAATGATgggctccttcagttcagtcgctcagtcatgtccgactctttgcgaccccatgaattgcagcacgccaggcctccctgtccatcaccaactccgggagttcactcaagctcacgtccatcgagtcagtgatgccatccagccatctcatcctctgtcgtccccttctcctcctgcccccgcctcccagcatcagggtcttttccagtgagtcaactcttcgcatgaggtggccaaagtactggagtttcagctttagcatcattccttctaatgaacacccaggactgatctcctttagaatggactggttggatctccttacaggccaagggactctcaagagtcttctccaacaccacagttcaaaagctcagctttcttcacaatccaactctcacatccatacatgactactggaaaaaccatagccttgactagacgaacctttgttggcaaagtaatgtctctgctttttaatatgctgtctaggttggtcataactttccttctaaggctCCTTAGGACCTGACTAAGGTATCCCCCCGACCATGCTACTTGCTTTCAAAAGCTTCACAAATGTGATGTTTACTTTTTCATCACTAGTAAATTTAAGAGaagtgatgattttgaactgtggtgttggagaagactcttgagagtcccttggacggcaaggaaatccagccagtccatcctaaaggaaatcggtcctgaatattcattggaaggactgatgctgaagctgaaattctaatactttggccacctgatgcgtagaACTGCCTCATTGGTAACTTTCTCTGATTAGCAAATAATACATGCATATTGAGAAAAagttggaaaatacaaaaaaataaaagtaagaagtcaaaatCACCCATAGTCATACTTCCTAAGGATCGTTTCTTGCAGGCATATTTGGTACATTTCCTTACACATTATTTTCTGTGCATACAGACCTTTTCCATCATTGGAAATAAATGATACACATATGGTTTTGAAATTTCTCTGCTagatatacaataaatattttccaaagttactagaaagttatttaaaataagattttggtgaCTACTTAGTAGTCCATTGTAcagatgctcagtcactcaggttttattttcttatgatgACCTTGCTGACTAAAGATCCATTTTGTTTGTGCAGTGGCCCCTGCTGTGGCTCTCATGACCATTATGTTTGATGCCTATGAATTTCCTTTGGAAGCAAGTGTTTATAACAACAAGtaacaagtgaaagtcactcagttgtgtccaactctttgcgactccatggaccatacagtccatggaattctccaggccagaatactggagtgggtagctgttcccttctccaggggatcgtcccaacccagggatcaaacccaggtctcccacgttgcggacagattcttttaccagctgagccaccagggaagccctgggcacAAGTGTTGAATAGATGAGataggatgggatgggatgggacaGAACGGGACAGGACTTCCTCACCACCCAGCCACTTAGGACACACCCTCAGGAATGGTCAGAGGCTGATGCTTCTATTCAACCACAGACATACACTCTCCTTGTCTGGTACCTGTCTTCTTGGGTGCCTACTCTATCCCTTTACTCCATCTgaagggacagagaagcccagaaagAAAGTGGGGAGTTTGCTAAGATTCCAAGATTGCCCACCTCACCTCTCCTCTGATCCTCTCATCCACCAGTCAGATGGGTTCAGCTGTTCctgcccttcctcccttctcACCCCCCACAGTCCCGCCCCCTTGTTCCCCTTTAGCTGTCCCAGGAAAGTGGGCCATGCTTCATTTCTTCAGTCTCAAGGCCTTCCTGGTCTGTCTCTGGATAGTAGGTTCATTTGTCCTCatgttaggggaaacacactgattgaaactgcccaccctggccaggcaccatagtaactatttgcatgagttgttttatgacaggaagtcctggtaaggaacagggaactaataagccaccaccaaccggaagagttcaggaaagatcaaaaggagacaccacatgtccaaccacctcccagaattcttctctctggcatccatcttggctgaacaaggtgtgcaccaccaagaaggactctgagtcagaatgattggctaaagacaacctggaaactatcccatcaccataaaacccaagactgtgagccatgtggcagagcagttctcctgggttcccttaccctactgctctccacccaggtgccctttcccaataaaatctcttgctttgtcagcacatgtgtctcctcggacaattcatttccaagtgttagacaagagcccagttttgggccctggaaggggtccccctttctGCAACAAATGGCAACTCTGGCGGGACTCTTCTCTGCGACTGATATCCTGACCACTCGGGGTACTCAGGagccagcttgcctgccaatggctGCAAATGGGACCCAGTGGCTGCAAatgggacccttttgtccctggtctcctcctgatgtggacaactggccagagtgccctgaccagtaaggaacaagagactttattgacctctttcccctgccctctctctttcctttccttaccCCTTCTTATCTTTCCACTTTTTTCTAGTCCGCTGGTCCTGGATGCAGGAATCTGGTGGAagggcctcagcctgagctgaggattggcGACTGATCACCTCCACTTGGTAGAGAACTCGAATTCTGTTCTGGGCAGATTTCTGGTAGGgccgagttccagtcctcccttctctggaggcccagggtaaaGTCCCATAACGCCTGGGTatctgcaggtggcaggagacgtctgtaaggccacccctttcaccctcctctcccacctcctccctcttctttcaacctggcttcctttcctccctttgaaatgtTTGAAGACCTGAGATATGTTCCTTTACtctgttagtacttggatctaAAGTTCTGTGTCtttataggaggttttctgagagactgtattcttgtatttaagggaggGTCTGAAGAGGACTGCCAGGTCTATATGTGTGTTTtaactctgtgttctgtgttgtgatttttgatggccattttgctttgtctggccaccatttggtttagacctgctgccattttgattttctttccctgtgccttgagaccagggCTCTGGCTCTGTTCTTAGGAACACTTATCTAAACCATCTCTAATCCCTGAGACTGAGGAAAAATGGGAAACagcctttaaaagttttatttattccaaCTGTTTTTTATAAACTAGTAAACTTTATATTGTAATATCCAATTCATGACTAAGCATAGAAAATAAAGCTAGATCTTGCATTGTGTCTGTCTAAATATGTCTTTGCATGTCTTTGTCTCTGGATAGTATTTGTGAGGTTAATTTATAAATGAGCtgtatttaattggcttaaagaaaagtaagtgcttacaaatcaaataattaaataataaattccaagttcatgtgaactgggaaatattcagtattaaatacctgatattaatgtttgtttgttgaccTATCTAATTATAAACATGTCttagagtaattaacattaagtaGAATATTCTCATCGTACCTAGgcttaatataagttaaatattatcatatctgttacaagtttgtcaacAAGGAAACTACCTTgagtgaagaaacttctaaaaaaatgtaaatgagatatgagctttTGGATAAACTCTATTAGGAATAATTATTCTTtagaaatatctgtttaaaatattctctCCAGATGGGCATAACTTGAATTTCTAAGGGTTGTGCTAAACAAAGTGTTGGAAGTCTGTTGCAGAGTTAgggtatttccaaataaaataagattttgaaacatttactactaaacgctaatttccttttacagagaaacagagatttgggactataaatgaataatgtttggtgccatcctaaaatgttctaagaaagcaGGAGTTTCAGAAATTATCACTGTTGTTTATGCTccccaatctataaaatgctaatataaaagttagTTCTTGGTTGCTAAAGAAAAGTAGGAaatgtgttttcagtaaaaaaaaaaaaaaaagaatgaaaaaatgctaAAAAGAGTTATGCATGATCAGAATTTTCTAGAATTGGATTACAATTAGTTAGATAAATGGATTTTCTTAGGAATGACACAGCCataagtgaaggaggaaacagatagagctggactccatcttaggccaggcTGCGAACGTTAGGCTACACACATGGTCACCCTCCCAgtggactctgaactttgtgccTGGTGTCTACAGAAGCGGCATACCAATGGGAAACCAGACCCCCCggataaaagagcctcaggacttgtacttggactctcctttgcctaaaagaatatgctaattatctctgtaacagaacaaagttgTAAATTTCATTATGTTTATCGGGATATGACCACAGTCCTGTTGATAAATGCCCACTGTTTATCTAGTCTTGTGACAtgtgaatcatgggttaactttcatcgtatctctcttttaccttgtccagactagtttcaaggaatgtggggaggtgggtttaagcaagtacacttagggtatataaagtgaaaaaaaaagtaaagtgaagtcgctcagtcgtgtccggactctttgcgaccccatggactgtagcctaccaggctcttccatccatgggattttccaggcaagaatactggagtgggttgccatttccttctccatagggtatataaggttttcacaaaaacctGGCTAAGAGGatactctgccttgggcccgccggtgtaataaactgaaCTCCAGTATCTGCATTGTTCTTCTGAGTGagttttgtttcccagaacgcatGGCTACAACGTAAGAAAACTGGTTAGagccaactaggtccaagatggcagagctgactttcactagaccttgagccttggTATTTATGCCCATTGTGACATAtcaacaagctaaatgacacacccagcaACATTAACTAAATCTGACCAAATGTTCTAAACCTTTTTAATTGATCTTTTCAATAAAACTTACTAAATCGAattcttttgaaattcttttgacctctagctaactttggggtgctccagagggcccctgaaacatcccaaagagagatattgaactgtgtttatttggttggttaaattacatggaaaagattatcaaatgagtaataaatcccCTTATGTTATACTGTATGATAAAATCACTAATAcagatatcctagaaattatatgga belongs to Bos javanicus breed banteng chromosome 16, ARS-OSU_banteng_1.0, whole genome shotgun sequence and includes:
- the PYCR2 gene encoding pyrroline-5-carboxylate reductase 2 — its product is MSVGFIGAGQLACALARGFTAAGILSAHKIIASSPEMDLPTVSALRKMGVNLTRSNKETVRHSDVLFLAVKPHIIPFILDEIGADVQARHIVVSCAAGVTISSVEKKLMAFQPAPKVIRCMTNTPVLVREGATVYATGTHALVEDGQLLEQLMSSVGFCTEVEEDLIDAVTGLSGSGPAYAFMALDALADGGVKMGLPRRLAVRLGAQALLGAAKMLLDSEQHPGQLKDNVCSPGGATIHALHFLESGGFRSLLINAVEASCIRTRELQSMADQEKISPAALKKTLLDRVKLESPTVTTLTPTSSGKLLTRSPVPGGKKD